ATGATAAATCACAAAAACTACTTAGTATTTTTCAAAAAATATGTGATGAAAAGAAGTTAAAAATCATATTATCTTTGATTAAGGAAAATGAGTTATGTGTTTGTGATATTTCTTTGATATTAAATATGAGTGTTGCTTCTACATCACATCACTTAAGACTTTTGTATAAAAATGATGTTCTTGATTTTTGGAAAGATGGAAAGATGGCTTATTATTTTATTAAAGACGATGAAATTAAAGATTTTTTCTGTAAAAATCAAGAGGGATTTTGAAACGAGTGAAACGAGTTTCTTCTTGTCTTGATACTATATAGAAATAACGTTCTTTTTTAAAAATGCAGTTTAACGTTGATATGACAGTGTTTTTATATATTTTTAGTGTTGAAAGAAAAATTTGACATAAAAAAACTCCAGTAATAAGATTAAAGTGTCGAGCTAAAATCAAATACTGGAGGTCTTTTTAT
This sequence is a window from Staphylococcus sp. NRL 16/872. Protein-coding genes within it:
- a CDS encoding metalloregulator ArsR/SmtB family transcription factor, giving the protein MGKANTCDVICIHEDKVNNALNFLEDDKSQKLLSIFQKICDEKKLKIILSLIKENELCVCDISLILNMSVASTSHHLRLLYKNDVLDFWKDGKMAYYFIKDDEIKDFFCKNQEGF